Proteins found in one Salmo salar chromosome ssa26, Ssal_v3.1, whole genome shotgun sequence genomic segment:
- the LOC106587035 gene encoding serine/threonine-protein phosphatase 2A catalytic subunit beta isoform — translation MEDKSFTKELDQWIEQLNECKQLTENQVRSLCEKAKEILTKESNVQKVRCPVTVCGDVHGQFHDLMELFKIGGKSPDTNYLFMGDYVDRGYYSVETVTLLVTLKVRYQERITILRGNHESRQITQVYGFYDECLRKYGNANVWKSFTDLFDYLPLTALVDEQIFCLHGGLSPSIDTLDHIRALDRLQEVPHEGPMCDLLWSDPDDRGGWGISPRGAGYTFGQDISETFNHANGLTLVSRAHQLVMEGYNWGHDKNVVTIFSAPNYCYRCGNQAAIMELDDTLKYSFLQFDPAPRRGEPHVTRRTPDYFL, via the exons ATGGAAGACAAATCTTTTACGAAGGAATTAGATCAATGGATCGAACAACTCAACGAGTGTAAACAACTTACGGAGAATCAAGTCAGGAGTCTGTGTGAGAAG GCCAAGGAAATCCTTACCAAAGAATCAAATGTGCAGAAAGTGCGATGTCCGGTCACAGTTTGTGGGGATGTTCATGGACAGTTCCATGATCTCATGGAACTCTTCAAGATTGGGGGGAAATCTCCTGACACCAACTACCTGTTCATGGGGGATTACGTGGATAGAGGCTACTACTCAGTGGAAACTGTCACTCTTCTCGTCACATTAAAG GTCCGGTACCAAGAACGAATCACAATTCTGCGAGGAAACCATGAAAGCAGGCAAATCACACAGGTGTATGGCTTCTATGACGAGTGCTTGAGGAAATACGGCAATGCCAACGTGTGGAAATCCTTCACAGACCTGTTTGACTATCTCCCACTAACTGCACTTGTAGATGAACAG ATCTTCTGCCTACATGGAGGCCTCTCTCCTTCAATAGACACTCTTGATCACATACGGGCTCTGGACCGCTTGCAAGAGGTCCCACACGAG GGTCCAATGTGTGACCTACTGTGGTCAGACCCAGATGACCGTGGTGGCTGGGGTATCTCCCCTAGAGGTGCTGGCTACACCTTTGGTCAAGACATCTCTGAAACCTTCAACCATGCCAACGGACTCACCCTTGTGTCCCGTGCCCATCAATTGGTTATGGAG GGATACAACTGGGGCCATGACAAAAATGTTGTCACCATTTTCAGTGCACCAAATTACTGCTATCGCTGTGGCAACCAGGCAGCCATCATGGAGCTGGATGATACACTCAAATATTCTTT CCTACAGTTCGACCCGGCTCCTCGACGCGGAGAGCCTCATGTGACTAGACGCACCCCTGACTACTTCCTGTAA